The following are from one region of the Vitis riparia cultivar Riparia Gloire de Montpellier isolate 1030 chromosome 9, EGFV_Vit.rip_1.0, whole genome shotgun sequence genome:
- the LOC117921870 gene encoding receptor-like protein EIX1, producing the protein MERISILGFIVAILYFITTELACNGYTHIGNNIQSEQETLIDFKSGLKDPNNRLSSWKGSNYCYWQGITCEKDTGIVISIDLHNPYPRENVYENWSSMNLSGEIRPSLTKLKSLKYLDLSFNSFKGMPIPQFFGSLKNLLYLNLSGAEFSGTIPSNFGNLSNLQYLDLSSEILSYDDFEYFNDLSIGNIEWMASLVSLKYLGMDYVNLSSVGSEWVEVLNKLPILTELHLDGCSLFGSIPSPSFVNFTSLLVISINSNQFISMFPEWLLNVSSLGSIDISYNQLHGRIPLGLGELPNLQYLYLFGNYLEGNISQLLRKSWKKIEFLNLGGNELHGKFFS; encoded by the coding sequence ATGGAGAGAATTTCAATTCTTGGTTTCATTGTAGCCATTCTCTATTTCATAACAACGGAACTTGCATGTAATGGTTATACCCATATCGGCAACAACATTCAATCTGAACAAGAGACTCTTATTGACTTCAAAAGTGGTCTCAAAGATCCCAACAACCGACTTTCATCATGGAAAGGAAGCAATTATTGCTACTGGCAAGGAATTACTTGTGAAAAAGACACAGGAATTGTCATTTCCATTGATCTTCATAACCCTTATCCTCGTGAGAATGTATATGAGAACTGGAGCTCTATGAACTTGAGTGGAGAAATTAGACCTTCATTGACAAAACTCAAGTCTTTGAAATATCTAGATTTGAGTTTCAACTCATTCAAAGGCATGCCAATTCCTCAATTCTTCGGGTCTTTGAAGAATTTACTATATCTAAACTTATCAGGTGCTGAGTTTAGTGGTacaattccttcaaattttggaaatcttTCTAATTTGCAGTATCTTGATCTTTCTTCTGAAATTTTGAGTTATGatgattttgaatattttaatgatttatcTATTGGCAATATTGAATGGATGGCTAGTCTTGTTTCCTTGAAGTATCTTGGTATGGATTATGTTAACCTCTCATCAGTAGGAAGTGAATGGGTCGAGGTGCTAAACAAACTTCCAATTTTAACAGAGCTGCATCTAGATGGTTGTAGCCTCTTTGGCTCAATTCCATCTCCAAGCTTTGTTAACTTTACTTCACTTCTTGTTATAAGCATCAACTCGAACCAATTCATTTCCATGTTTCCGGAATGGCTTCTAAATGTTAGCAGCCTTGGATCCATTGATATAAGCTACAATCAATTACATGGGAGGATTCCACTTGGTCTTGGTGAGCTACCCAATTTGCAGTACTTATATCTATTTGGGAACTATCTCGAAGGCAATATCTCTCAATTGTTGAGGAAGAGTTGGAAAAAGATAGAATTTCTCAATTTGGGTGGAAATGAATTACATGGTAAGTTCTTCtcttaa
- the LOC117922299 gene encoding probable LRR receptor-like serine/threonine-protein kinase At1g07650, whose protein sequence is MLKSVDPNNQAFEWKKQMFIVLELLPWKLSVEEATLLIGQKRNASIVLIGHSLKGKGNLMGLVNPRLGLDFNKEEIMVMINIALLCTNVSPAVRPAMPSVVNMLEGRIAVCDDLKLKEMISLRPRKEHGFSSGVASYSY, encoded by the exons ATGCTCAAGTCTGTTGATCCAAACAACCAGGCATTTGAG TGGAAGAAGcagatgtttatagttttggaattGTTGCCTTGGAAATTGTCAGTGGAAGAAGCAACACTACTTATAGGCCAAAAGAGGAATGCATCTATCGTCTTGATTGG GCACTCATTAAAAGGGAAGGGGAATTTGATGGGTCTAGTCAACCCCAGATTGGGCTTAGACTTCAACAAGGAAGAGATCATGGTGATGATCAACATAGCTCTCCTGTGCACAAACGTCTCTCCAGCAGTCAGGCCAGCTATGCCATCAGTTGTGAACATGCTTGAAGGCAGAATTGCTGT TTGTGATGACTTAAAGCTCAAGGAGATGATATCGCTACGTCCAAGAAAAGAGCATGGGTTTAGCAGTGGTGTGGCATCTTATTCATACTAA